In the genome of Burkholderia sp. PAMC 26561, one region contains:
- a CDS encoding LysR family transcriptional regulator, which yields MPNNHDESNLDLLSIFLAVLEAGGFRAAARRLGLSSSTVSERIVQLEIQLGVPLLIRTTRSVTPTETGRALAARISPLLAETRAALHDAASSQRVVRGLLKINVTGAVMVDILPPIIDRFLQRHPEVRVEIMVDDRLVDIVAAGYDAGIRYDEHLAQDTIAVSIGPRQQRIAWAASPSYLAARGAPRHPDDLVNHECIRLRFSSGALVEWQFERGDERVRVDPPGRLIVGVDGASAAIGLACGGRGIIGTFENWLSPCLQSGELQPVLQGWWTEFEGPQLYFSSRFMSAPLRAFIELVKEERTASDSQTCPDGRPN from the coding sequence ATGCCGAACAATCATGACGAATCCAATCTGGATCTGCTGTCGATTTTCCTGGCCGTCCTGGAGGCCGGCGGCTTCAGGGCCGCGGCTCGCCGGCTCGGCCTGTCCTCGTCGACAGTCAGCGAAAGGATTGTGCAATTGGAAATCCAGTTGGGCGTACCGCTGCTGATTCGCACCACGCGCAGCGTCACGCCCACAGAGACAGGGCGCGCGCTCGCCGCCCGGATTTCGCCACTACTGGCAGAAACGCGCGCAGCGTTGCACGATGCGGCAAGCTCCCAGCGCGTGGTACGGGGACTTCTGAAGATCAACGTTACGGGCGCGGTGATGGTCGACATCTTGCCGCCCATCATCGACCGGTTCCTGCAAAGACATCCTGAGGTCCGCGTGGAAATCATGGTGGACGACCGGCTCGTCGATATCGTCGCGGCCGGTTACGACGCCGGGATCCGTTACGACGAGCATTTGGCGCAGGATACGATCGCCGTGTCGATCGGACCCCGTCAGCAGCGAATCGCTTGGGCCGCATCACCCTCATATCTCGCAGCGCGCGGCGCCCCGCGACATCCGGACGACTTGGTAAATCACGAGTGCATACGGCTGCGTTTCTCAAGTGGTGCGCTCGTCGAGTGGCAATTTGAGCGCGGCGACGAAAGGGTACGAGTCGATCCGCCTGGACGCCTCATCGTCGGCGTGGATGGTGCCTCGGCGGCAATCGGACTCGCATGTGGCGGACGAGGCATCATCGGCACGTTCGAAAACTGGCTGTCTCCATGCCTGCAAAGCGGCGAGCTGCAACCTGTCTTACAGGGGTGGTGGACCGAATTCGAAGGGCCTCAGTTGTATTTTTCGAGCAGATTCATGTCCGCCCCGCTACGAGCGTTCATTGAACTGGTCAAGGAAGAACGGACCGCTTCCGATAGTCAAACCTGTCCAGACGGACGTCCCAACTGA
- a CDS encoding SDR family oxidoreductase, with the protein MTSKTILITGANKSIGYETARQLGRLGHRIWLGCRDIARGTAAVESLVAQGHDVRLLSIDVTQDDSVLAAAARVQDEDGRLDVLINNAGISGGASTLPSQQPISDIRVVYETNVFGPIRVTQAFLPLLKVAGHGVVVMVSSGLGSLGWLSDPDNQFYGVNILGYNSSKSALNAITVAFAKELASVGINVDAVDPGYTATDFNNHSGYRTVEQAAAGVVWLATRNPSGISGRFYFEQEQIPW; encoded by the coding sequence ATGACAAGCAAAACAATTCTGATTACTGGTGCCAACAAGAGCATTGGTTACGAAACGGCGCGACAGCTAGGTCGACTGGGCCACCGGATCTGGCTCGGCTGCCGCGATATCGCACGCGGCACTGCAGCTGTGGAATCGCTAGTAGCGCAGGGTCATGACGTTCGGCTTCTTTCTATCGATGTGACCCAGGACGACAGTGTGCTGGCTGCTGCTGCGCGGGTGCAGGACGAAGACGGAAGGCTCGATGTGCTGATCAATAACGCCGGCATTTCAGGAGGGGCGAGCACGTTGCCTAGCCAGCAGCCGATTAGCGACATCCGTGTTGTGTACGAGACGAACGTGTTTGGTCCAATCCGTGTGACTCAGGCGTTTTTGCCGTTGTTAAAAGTCGCCGGTCACGGCGTCGTCGTCATGGTGAGCAGCGGACTTGGCTCGCTAGGCTGGCTTTCAGATCCGGATAACCAGTTTTATGGGGTCAACATTTTGGGCTACAACAGTTCCAAATCGGCACTTAACGCCATCACCGTGGCTTTTGCGAAAGAGCTCGCGTCGGTTGGAATTAATGTTGATGCCGTCGATCCGGGCTACACCGCCACCGACTTCAACAACCATTCCGGGTATCGCACTGTGGAACAGGCGGCGGCCGGCGTTGTCTGGTTGGCAACCCGCAACCCGTCGGGCATCTCAGGAAGGTTCTACTTCGAACAGGAGCAGATTCCGTGGTGA